The proteins below come from a single Panicum hallii strain FIL2 chromosome 7, PHallii_v3.1, whole genome shotgun sequence genomic window:
- the LOC112900169 gene encoding sister chromatid cohesion protein SCC4 gives MSVAAVSASSASAEGLLALADEAERRRDFSAAASCLESALRPPHAAALLPLAEARARLRLAALLLAPRGSSRAPRPGAPAAAKAHLERALLILSPLPSAPPRLKLLAHSHLAGAYAVLGALPSQKHVLHRALGLLASASASGLLQRGPALLWTCNFQAQLASALTVDGDAASALSALSAGGTAAAELGSPQLELFFAASALHVHLLCWEDSAAVENSVTHATQLWDALPAQQKEHWVGLFFYIELLRTFYLLRVCEYKAASQRVERLDTAAKSELQRCRHMKELANELRAVERTLGQPGLKERERSALSHKQRQLKAQLRVSCGYDSLADVLDYGDKLLLAPPPMHGEWLPRTAVFVLVDLMVVMVGRPKGVFKECGKRIDSGLRLIHDELVKLGIVDGVTEVNLEHSTIWTAGLYLTLLLQFLENKVAVELTRSEFVEAQEALAQMKNWFARFPTILQGCESTIEMLRGQYAHSVGCFDEAAFHFLEAMKLTESKSMQSMCQVYAAVSYICKGDAESSSQALELVGPAFRTMDSFVGVREKTCIIFVYGLLLMRQHNPQEARNRLASGLRIAHQQLGNIQLVSQYLTMLGTLALQLHDAGQAREILKSSLTLAKTLFDIPTQIWILSVFTELYRELEERGNEMENYEYERKKEDDLQRRLSEAYSHAFHQELIEKSRIQIQPLHDLSRMQSEMAGPTANSDLDIPESVGLSAPQPSLRRLVDQGSGRRSTRRRQ, from the exons ATGTCGGTAGCCGCCGTGTCCGCGTCGTCGGCGTCCGCGgagggcctcctcgcgctcgccgacgaggccgagcgccgccgcgacttctccgccgcggcctcctgCCTCGAGTCCGCGCTCCGCCCGCcccacgccgccgcgctcctccCGCTCGCCGAGGCCCGCGCGCggctccgcctcgccgcgctCCTCCTCGCGCCCCGGGgctcctcccgcgccccgcgccccggcgcccccgccgccgccaaggCGCACCTCGAGCGCGCGCTCCTCATCCTCTCCCCGctcccctccgcgccgccgcggctcaAGCTGCTCGCCCACTCCCACCTCGCCGGCGCCTACGCCGTCCTCGGGGCCCTCCCCTCGCAGAAGCACGTGCTTCACCGCGCCCTGGGCCTCCTCGCGTCCGCATCCGCCTCCGGCCTCCTCCAGCGCGGGCCAGCGCTGCTGTGGACCTGCAATTTCCAGGCGCAGCTCGCGTCCGCGCTCACCGTCGACGGGGACGCCGCGTCGGCCCTCTCGGCCCTCTCCGCGGGGggaaccgccgccgccgagctcgggaGCCCCCAGCTCGAGCTCTTCTTTGCCGCCTCCGCGCTCCACGTGCACCTCCTCTGCTGGGAGGACAGCGCCGCGGTGGAGAACTCCGTCACTCACGCCACACAGCTCTGGGACGCCCTCCCGGCCCAGCAG AAGGAGCACTGGGTTGGGCTCTTCTTCTACATTGAGCTGCTGCGGACCTTCTACCTGCTGAGGGTCTGTGAGTACAAGGCTGCCTCACAGCGTGTAGAGCGGCTGGACACAGCTGCAAAGAGCGAGTTGCAGAGATGCCGGCACATGAAGGAGCTTGCTAATGAGCTCAGAGCAGTGGAGAGGACGCTAGGGCAGCCTGGTTTGAAGGAGCGGGAGAGGTCCGCACTGTCACACAAGCAGAGGCAGCTCAAGGCTCAGCTGCGGGTGTCGTGCGGCTATGACTCATTGGCTGATGTGCTGGATTATGGGGATAAGTTGCTTTTGGCGCCACCGCCAATGCATGGGGAGTGGCTCCCGCGGACCGCTGTCTTTGTGCTCGTAGATCTCATGGTCGTCATGGTGGGTCGTCCTAAAGGGGTATTTAAGGAGTGTGGGAAGAGAATAGATTCAGGACTTCGACTCATTCATG ATGAACTTGTGAAGCTTGGCATTGTGGATGGTGTGACAG AGGTAAATTTGGAACACTCAACAATATGGACAGCTGGGCTGTACTTGACGCTTTTACTTCAGTTTCTGGAAAACAAAGTTGCTGTGGAACTGACAAGATCAGAATTTGTTGAAGCCCAGGAG GCTTTGGCACAGATGAAAAACTGGTTTGCTCGTTTCCCAACAATTCTTCAAGGATGTGAAAGCACCATTGAAATGTTAAGGGGACAATATGCGCATTCTGTTGGTTGCTTTGATGAGGCTGCTTTCCATTTCCTTGAAGCAATGAAG CTGACAGAGAGCAAATCAATGCAATCAATGTGCCAAGTCTATGCAGCAGTGTCATACATATGTAAGGGTGACGCCGAATCATCTTCACAA GCACTAGAATTAGTTGGTCCTGCTTTTAGAACAATGGACTCTTTTGTTGGCGTGAGAGAGAAGACTTGTATAATTTTTGTTTATGGACTTCTGCTTATGAGACAGCATAATCCGCAAGAAGCACG GAATCGCCTTGCAAGTGGTTTAAGAATAGCACACCAACAATTGGGTAACATCCAATTGGTTTCTCAGTACCTAACAATGCTGGGCACACTAGCGCTTCAGCTACATGATGCAGGACAGGCTAGAGAGATCCTGAAGTCATCATTGACGTTAGCTAAGACGCTATTTGATATTCCAACACAAATCTGGATCTTGTCAGTATTTACAG AGTTATATCGTGAGTTGGAAGAGAGAGGGAATGAAATGGAGAACTATGAGTAtgaaaggaagaaagaagaTGATCTGCAGAGAAGGCTTTCTGAAGCTTATTCTCATGCTTTTCACCAGGAGCTG ATCGAGAAATCAAGAATCCAGATTCAGCCACTACATGACTTGTCAAGGATGCAGTCGGAGATGGCTGGCCCAACAGCGAACAGTGACCTTGACATTCCGGAATCTGTAGGGCTTTCCGCTCCTCAGCCTTCCCTCAGAAGGCTTGTGGACCAAGGCTCAGGGAGGCGCAGTACAAGGCGGCGACAGTAG